From Cucumis melo cultivar AY chromosome 1, USDA_Cmelo_AY_1.0, whole genome shotgun sequence, a single genomic window includes:
- the LOC127149875 gene encoding BAG family molecular chaperone regulator 4-like, with protein sequence MNFPHSWYLAHADVRTYNGVWTSSHVGDFVCVTSFAGDMKKHLVAITGLQLEEQRLLFRGKEKDDDEHLHTAGVKNLSKILLLENKTNKQRKVVEDVKVVEEVERSGELSKASAAIADVRSEVDKLADRVAALQVAVNGGTNVEDKEFVVSTELLMRQLLKLDSIDAEGEAKLQRKAEVSI encoded by the exons ATGAACTTTCCCCATTCATGGTATCTGGCACATGCTGACGTGCGTACTTATAATGGAGTTTGGACTAGTTCCCATGTTGGTGATTTTGTGTGTGTTACTTCTTTTGCAGGCGATATGAAAAAGCATCTGGTGGCAATAACCGGTTTGCAGCTTGAAGAGCAGAGACTACTATTTCGAGGTAAGGAGAAGGATGATGATGAGCATTTGCATACCGCAGGGGTGAAGAATTTGTCAAAGATTTTACTCTTGGAGAACAAGACAAACAAGCAGAGGAAGGTCGTGGAAGATGTTAAGGTGGTAGAAGAGGTCGAGAGAAGTGGTGAGCTTTCGAAGGCATCAGCAGCCATTGCTGATGTTCGGTCTGAGGTTGATAAGCTTGCAGATAGG GTTGCTGCCTTGCAAGTAGCTGTTAATGGTGGCACAAATGTTGAAGATAAAGAATTCGTAGTATCAACGGAGCTGCTGATGAGACAACTGTTGAAATTAGATAGCATTGATGCTGAAGGGGAAGCAAAGTTGCAGAGAAAAGCCGAGGTTAGTATTTAA
- the LOC103489607 gene encoding putative pentatricopeptide repeat-containing protein At3g18840: MENSAHRRINLIHRHLHSPPCDFINALNLAQTNGGNQLQTGVAEPVIVGSMVLDIHAIPSFSAVPRSTTPGKINYILGGVARNVAECMSKLGANPFLISVVGHDMAGNLLFENWRLAGLSTEGIRKHKDISTAVVCAVVDFHGELAAAVASVEAIEKFLTPEWIEQFKCNIRDAPVLMVDANLNSLALEVSCQMAAEYNTPVWFEPVSVAKSRRIASVVKYISFTSPNEDELIAMANALSGQDLFSPIKQDNSITIESFFEQLKSAVWVLLEKGIKVVVLTVGARGVFVCSKGQPSFMKISSKEEINKYKSCSQLFRTLATSCPPNMFPVSPVTEKSSFLFAMHFPALPASVVRLTGCGDCLVGGMLASICAGLNIYQSTAIGIATAKATVETENNVPHEFHSAKIADDARLVYTAGRIVFHDPIMKHLKHGLLCHVQGIKSGFTPTIFTSNQLINFYAKHGLLNDAQKLFDEMPERNVFSWNAIISAYIKSQNLRTARALFDSAVYKDLVTYNSMLSGYARSDGYEGKALGFFMEMQTAPDMIRIDEFSLIIMLNLTAKLCVISYGKQLHSFMLKTANDLSVFAASSLIDMYSKCGFFKEACRVYYGCGEVVDSVSRNAMVAACCREGEIDVALDLFWKELEQNDVVAWNTMISGFVQNGYEEESLKLFVRMADEKVGWNEHTFASVLSACSNLRSLKLGKEVHTYVLKNRLIANPFICSGLVDVYCKCNNMRYAESVHSELRMQNVYSITSMIVGYSSQGNMAEARKLFDSLDEKNSVVWTALFFGYVKLQQCEAVFELLSEYRKEAKVPDVLILISIIGACAIQAALAPGKQIHSYMLRAGIKLDTKLTSSLVDMYSKCGSIIYAERIFREVSDKDSIIYNIMIAGYAHHGWENEAVQLFEEMVENDLKPDAITFVALLSACRHGGLVELGEHFFDSMSNDYNINPEIDHYACMIDLYGRANQLDKALEFMRKIPIQLDAVIWGAFLNACRINGNAELAREAEDELLVIEGENGARYVQLANVYAAEGNWEEMGRIRKKMKGKEVKKNAGCSWVFVESKFHVFISGDRFHSKNEAIYSTLASLTDELLYKDEAFSAVNL, translated from the exons ATGGAGAACAGTGCTCACAGGCGGATCAATTTGATTCATCGTCACCTTCATTCACCGCCATGTGACTTCATCAACGCTCTTAATCTG GCACAAACGAATGGTGGGAACCAATTGCAAACTGGGGTAGCAGAGCCTGTGATTGTTGGAAGTATGGTGCTGGATATTCACGCCATACCCTCCTTTTCCGCCGTTCCTAGGTCAACCACTCCGGGCAAG ATCAACTATATATTAGGAGGTGTAGCACGGAATGTTGCTGAATGTATGTCGAAGCTTGGGGCCAACCCTTTCCTGATTAGTGTGGTAGGACATGACATGGCAG GGAATCTCTTGTTTGAGAATTGGAGATTGGCTGGGCTATCAACAGAAG GCATTCGGAAGCACAAAGATATCAGCACTGCTGTTGTGTGTGCCGTAGTTGATTTCCATGGAGAATTGGCAGCTGCTGTGGCAAGTGTGGAAGCTATT GAAAAGTTTCTCACACCTGAATGGATTGAGCAATTCAAGTGCAATATTCGAGATGCACCAGTGCTTATGGTTGATGCAAATCTAAATTCGCTTGCTCTGGAAGTCTCTTGCCAAA TGGCTGCCGAGTATAATACTCCAGTGTGGTTTGAGCCTGTGTCAGTTGCTAAATCAAGAAGGATTGCTTCAGTTGTCAAGTAT ATAAGTTTTACTTCACCTAATGAAGATGAACTGATCGCCATGGCCAATGCATTATCTGGTCAAGATTTGTTTTCTCCCATCAAACAAGACAACAGCATTACAATTGAATCTTTCTTTGAACAACTGAAATCTGCTGTATGGGTTTTGCTTGAGAAAGGTATCAAGGTCGTCGTTCTAACAGTTGGTGCTCGTGGGGTTTTTGTGTGTTCTAAAGGACAACCAAGCTTCATGAAAATTTCTTctaaagaagaaatcaacaagTATAAATCCTGCAGCCAACTGTTTAGAACTTTAGCTACGAGTTGTCCACCAAATATGTTTCCTGTTTCTCCTGTAACCGAGAAAAGCTCGTTTCTTTTCGCAATGCACTTCCCTGCCCTTCCTGCATCAGTAGTGAGGCTTACAGGCTGCGGAGATTGCTTAGTTGGGGGAATGCTTGCTTCTATTTGTGCTGGCTTAAATATCTACCAAAGTACAGCCATTGGAATTGCGACTGCCAAAGCCACTGTCGAGACTGAAAATAATGTTCCTCATGAATTTCATTCAGCCAAAATTGCAG ATGATGCTAGGTTGGTGTACACAGCTGGCAGAATTGTGTTCCATGATCCCAT AATGAAGCATTTGAAACATGGGTTACTGTGCCATGTCCAAGGCATCAAATCCGGatttacacccaccattttcaCGTCGAACCAACTCATTAACTTCTATGCGAAACATGGTCTTCTTAACGATGCCCAGAAATTGTTTGACGAAATGCCTGAACGAAATGTTTTCTCCTGGAATGCTATAATATCGGCGTATATTAAGTCTCAGAACTTGAGAACAGCTCGGGCATTATTTGACTCCGCTGTCTATAAAGATTTGGTTACTTACAACTCTATGTTGTCTGGTTATGCTCGCTCTGATGGGTATGAGGGTAAAGCACTTGGGTTTTTTATGGAAATGCAAACGGCTCCTGATATGATTAGAATTGATGAGTTCAGTCTCATAATCATGCTTAATTTAACTGCTAAGTTGTGTGTGATTTCTTATGGAAAGCAGTTGCATTCCTTCATGTTGAAGACTGCTAATGACTTAAGTGTGTTTGCTGCTAGTTCCCTGATTGATATGTACTCTAAGTGTGGGTTTTTTAAAGAAGCATGTAGAGTTTATTATGGATGTGGTGAGGTGGTTGATTCGGTTTCTAGAAATGCCATGGTTGCAGCTTGTTGTAGAGAAGGGGAGATAGATGTGGCTTTGGATCTTTTCTGGAAGGAATTGGAGCAAAATGATGTTGTAGCATGGAACACGATGATTTCCGGTTTTGTTCAGAATGGTTATGAGGAAGAGTCATTGAAATTATTCGTTCGTATGGCGGATGAAAAGGTTGGGTGGAATGAACACACTTTTGCAAGTGTCTTGAGTGCTTGCTCCAATCTGAGGAGCTTGAAGCTTGGGAAGGAAGTCCACACTTATGTTTTGAAGAATAGATTGATTGCCAATCCCTTCATTTGCAGTGGCCTTGTTGATGTTTACTGCAAATGTAATAACATGAGGTATGCAGAGTCAGTTCATTCAGAATTGAGGATGCAGAATGTATATTCGATCACATCAATGATTGTTGGCTATTCGTCTCAAGGTAACATGGCAGAAGCCAGAAAGCTTTTTGATTCCTTGGATGAAAAGAATTCTGTTGTGTGGACTGCTTTGTTTTTTGGGTATGTTAAATTGCAGCAGTGTGAAGCagtttttgaacttttaagtGAATATAGGAAGGAGGCAAAAGTTCCTGATGTGCTAATTCTTATCAGCATAATTGGAGCTTGTGCTATACAAGCTGCTCTGGCTCCTGGTAAGCAGATACACAGTTACATGCTTCGAGCAGGCATCAAATTGGATACAAAACTGACAAGTTCATTGGTTGATATGTACTCAAAATGTGGAAGTATCATTTATGCAGAAAGGATTTTTAGAGAAGTTAGTGATAAGGATTCCATTATTTACAACATTATGATAGCTGGTTATGCTCACCATGGATGGGAAAATGAAGCAGTCCAGCTTTTCGAGGAAATGGTTGAAAATGATCTCAAACCAGATGCAATCACTTTTGTTGCACTACTTTCAGCTTGTCGACACGGTGGTTTGGTAGAACTTGGTGAACATTTTTTTGATTCTATGTCAAATGATTACAATATTAATCCTGAAATTGATCATTATGCTTGTATGATTGACTTGTATGGAAGGGCTAACCAACTAGATAAAGCATTGGAGTTCATGAGAAAGATTCCCATACAGTTAGATGCTGTCATTTGGGGAGCATTTCTGAATGCTTGTAGGATCAATGGGAATGCTGAACTTGCAAGAGAAGCAGAAGATGAACTGTTGGTAATCGAAGGAGAAAATGGAGCTCGATACGTACAGTTAGCTAATGTATATGCTGCAGAAGGAAACTGGGAGGAGATGGGAAGaataaggaagaaaatgaaaggaaaggaGGTTAAGAAGAATGCTGGTTGTAGTTGGGTTTTTGTGGAAAGTAAGTTCCATGTATTCATTTCTGGTGATAGATTTCACTCAAAAAATGAAGCTATATATTCAACCTTAGCCTCCTTGACTGATGAGCTACTTTACAAAGATGAAGCATTTTCAGCCGTTAATTTGTGA
- the LOC103489608 gene encoding arabinosyltransferase RRA3-like: MNGRRDGPLMRNSSQGSTKSKIGTAIFIGVLLGFVFAFLFPGGVFKSSSLSIRDSRSVKFITQTDSSSCDSSERIDMLKSEFISASEKNAQLEKQIRELTEKLKLAEQGKDHAEKQVLSLGKQSKAGPFGTIKGLRTNPPVIPDESVNPRLAKILEKVAINRELIVAVANSNVKAMLEVWFTSIKKAGIPNYLVVALDDEIVQFCTKNDVPVYKRDPDEKVDSIGRTGGNHAVSGTKFRILREFLQLGYGVLLSDVDIVYLQNPFNHLYRDSDVESMTDGHDNATAYGYNHVFEEPAMGWARFAHTMRIWVYNSGFFYIRPTIPAIELLDRVANRLSRERNSWDQAVFNEELFFPSHANYEGLYASRRTMDFYLFMNSKVLFKTVRKDDNLKKLKPVIVHVNYHPDKFPRMKAVVDFYVNGKQDALDPFPDGSDW; the protein is encoded by the exons ATGAATGGCCGCAGAGACGGGCCGTTGATGAGGAACTCCTCGCAAGGATCCACCAAATCCAAGATTGGGACTGCCATATTTATCGGCGTCCTTCTTGGATTCGTTTTTGCCTTCTTGTTCCCTGGTGGGGTCTTCAAATCGAGCTCTCTATCAATTCGTGATTCTCGTTCCGTGAAATTCATAACCCAG ACTGATTCTAGTTCGTGCGATTCATCTGAACGAATTGACATGTTAAAATCTGAGTTTATATCTGCATCGGAGAAGAACGCTCAGCTGGAAAAACAGATTAGGGAACTTACTGAAAAGCTCAAGTTGGCGGAGCAAGGTAAAGATCATGCAGAGAAGCAAGTTCTTTCTCTGGGTAAACAGTCAAAAGCCGGGCCTTTCGGTACCATAAAAGGTTTAAGAACAAATCCACCCGTTATCCCTGATGAGTCTGTCAATCCAAGATTGGCAAAGATATTGGAGAAAGTTGCTATTAATAGAGAGCTTATAGTTGCGGTAGCCAATTCAAATGTGAAGGCAATGTTAGAAGTATGGTTCACTAGCATCAAGAAAGCAGGCATTCCTAATTATCTTGTGGTTGCTCTGGACGATGAAATAGTTCAATTTTGCACTAAAAATGATGTTCCAGTGTATAAGAGAGACCCTGATGAAAAAGTTGATTCAATTGGAAGAACAGGAGGGAACCATGCTGTCTCGGGGACAAAATTCCGCATCCTGAGGGAGTTTCTGCAGTTGGGATATGGTGTTTTACTATCTGATGTAGACATTGTTTACTTGCAAAATCCTTTCAATCATCTTTATCGGGACTCCGATGTAGAATCAATGACTGATGGCCATGACAATGCTACTGCTTATGGATACAACCATGTCTTTGAGGAACCTGCAATGGGTTGGGCTCGATTCGCACACACGATGCGTATCTGGGTTTATAACTCGGGCTTCTTCTATATTAGACCAACTATTCCTGCAATTGAGCTTTTAGATCGTGTGGCTAACCGGCTTTCTCGAGAACGAAACTCCTGGGACCAAGCTGTTTTCAATGAGGAACTGTTTTTCCCTTCGCATGCAAACTACGAGGGGCTTTACGCTTCTAGGAGAACTATGGATTTCTATCTTTTTATGAACAGCAAAGTTCTATTCAAGACTGTAAGGAAGGATGATAATCTGAAAAAGTTGAAGCCAGTCATTGTTCATGTGAATTACCATCCTGATAAGTTTCCTCGAATGAAAGCCGTGGTCGACTTCTACGTCAATGGAAAGCAGGATGCACTGGATCCTTTTCCTGATGGTTCAGATTGGTAA